In Stegostoma tigrinum isolate sSteTig4 chromosome 7, sSteTig4.hap1, whole genome shotgun sequence, one genomic interval encodes:
- the mettl5 gene encoding rRNA N6-adenosine-methyltransferase METTL5 isoform X5 — protein sequence MKALKLKELESLLQQVDVFEQPKLLLEQYHTSPHIAAHMLYTIHTTFDDIKSKLIADLGCGCGVLSIGAAMLDAGLCVGFDIDEGALNIFTRNAEELELANVDMVQCDICSIMTGKLSKTFDTIIMNPPFGTKHKGVDMTFLKIALDMARTAVYSLHKTSTRNHIQKKAEEWKIKMEVIAD from the exons ATGAAAGCTCTCAAGCTGAAGGAATTGGAGAGTTTATTGCAGCAAGTAGATGTGTTTGAGCAGCCGAAGCTACTTCTAGAGCAATATCACACGAGCCCGCATATAGCAG CACATATGCTGTATACCATACACACAACATTCGATGACATTAAAAGTAAGTTGATTGCAGATCTGGGGTGTGGATGTGGAGTTCTAAGTATTGGAGCAGCCATGCTAGATGCGGG ATTATGCGTTGGATTTGATATTGATGAAGGAGCTCTCAACATATTTACCAGGAATGCAGAAGAACTTGAATTGGCCAATGTTGACATGGTTCAATGTGACATCTGTTCAATAATGACTGGCAAATTATCAAAGACATTTGACACAATAATTATGAATCCACCATTTGGAACAAAACACAAAG GTGTGGACATGACATTCCTCAAAATTGCTTTAGATATGGCTAGAACAGCTGTGTATTCTCTACACAAAACATCAACTAGAAAT CATATTCAAAAGAAGGCTGAAGAATGGAAGATAAAGATGGAAGTAATTGCTG atTGA
- the mettl5 gene encoding rRNA N6-adenosine-methyltransferase METTL5 isoform X3 codes for MKALKLKELESLLQQVDVFEQPKLLLEQYHTSPHIAAHMLYTIHTTFDDIKSKLIADLGCGCGVLSIGAAMLDAGLCVGFDIDEGALNIFTRNAEELELANVDMVQCDICSIMTGKLSKTFDTIIMNPPFGTKHKGVDMTFLKIALDMARTAVYSLHKTSTRNHIQKKAEEWKIKMEVIAELRYDLPASYRFHKKKSLSLQNKTLFKKKPNKQIAQFHQTNL; via the exons ATGAAAGCTCTCAAGCTGAAGGAATTGGAGAGTTTATTGCAGCAAGTAGATGTGTTTGAGCAGCCGAAGCTACTTCTAGAGCAATATCACACGAGCCCGCATATAGCAG CACATATGCTGTATACCATACACACAACATTCGATGACATTAAAAGTAAGTTGATTGCAGATCTGGGGTGTGGATGTGGAGTTCTAAGTATTGGAGCAGCCATGCTAGATGCGGG ATTATGCGTTGGATTTGATATTGATGAAGGAGCTCTCAACATATTTACCAGGAATGCAGAAGAACTTGAATTGGCCAATGTTGACATGGTTCAATGTGACATCTGTTCAATAATGACTGGCAAATTATCAAAGACATTTGACACAATAATTATGAATCCACCATTTGGAACAAAACACAAAG GTGTGGACATGACATTCCTCAAAATTGCTTTAGATATGGCTAGAACAGCTGTGTATTCTCTACACAAAACATCAACTAGAAAT CATATTCAAAAGAAGGCTGAAGAATGGAAGATAAAGATGGAAGTAATTGCTG aGCTGAGATATGACTTACCAGCATCATACAGATTTCACAAGAAGAAATCA CTTTCTTTA
- the mettl5 gene encoding rRNA N6-adenosine-methyltransferase METTL5 isoform X4: MKALKLKELESLLQQVDVFEQPKLLLEQYHTSPHIAAHMLYTIHTTFDDIKSKLIADLGCGCGVLSIGAAMLDAGLCVGFDIDEGALNIFTRNAEELELANVDMVQCDICSIMTGKLSKTFDTIIMNPPFGTKHKGVDMTFLKIALDMARTAVYSLHKTSTRNHIQKKAEEWKIKMEVIAELRYDLPASYRFHKKKSIDIEVDFIRFSFK; encoded by the exons ATGAAAGCTCTCAAGCTGAAGGAATTGGAGAGTTTATTGCAGCAAGTAGATGTGTTTGAGCAGCCGAAGCTACTTCTAGAGCAATATCACACGAGCCCGCATATAGCAG CACATATGCTGTATACCATACACACAACATTCGATGACATTAAAAGTAAGTTGATTGCAGATCTGGGGTGTGGATGTGGAGTTCTAAGTATTGGAGCAGCCATGCTAGATGCGGG ATTATGCGTTGGATTTGATATTGATGAAGGAGCTCTCAACATATTTACCAGGAATGCAGAAGAACTTGAATTGGCCAATGTTGACATGGTTCAATGTGACATCTGTTCAATAATGACTGGCAAATTATCAAAGACATTTGACACAATAATTATGAATCCACCATTTGGAACAAAACACAAAG GTGTGGACATGACATTCCTCAAAATTGCTTTAGATATGGCTAGAACAGCTGTGTATTCTCTACACAAAACATCAACTAGAAAT CATATTCAAAAGAAGGCTGAAGAATGGAAGATAAAGATGGAAGTAATTGCTG aGCTGAGATATGACTTACCAGCATCATACAGATTTCACAAGAAGAAATCA atTGACATTGAAGTGGACTTCATACGGTTTTCGTTTAAATAA